The Pseudoxanthomonas sp. Root65 sequence AGCGGCAGCCTGGCCACCGGCTACAGCGCGGATTCGGCGGCGCGGACGTTCTATCCGTTCGAGCCCCGTCTGCCTTCCAGCGCGCCGATCGCGGCGCCCGTCGACGCTCCCCGCGACTGACCTTCGCGCGTCCGGCCTCGGTGCGGACGCGCGCGACTTCCTTGTTCCTTTTCTGATCGAGGCATGCATTCGATGACTCCCCACGTCCGTCACCCCCTGTTGGCCCTGCTGATGCTGACCACGCCGCTGGCCGCCTGCGCGCAGCAGGCCGACGCGCCCGCGCCCGTGGCGTCCGCCGTTCCCGCCGTGGCGCAATCGACCGCGCCGCAACTGGTCACCGGGCTGCCCGATTTCACCCAGCTGGTGGAACAGGTCGGTCCTGGCGTGGTGAACGTGGAGGCCACCGTCGGCTCGCGCCGCAGCGCGCAGGCTCAGACGGGCGAAGAGGTCGAGATCCCCGAGATCTTCCGGCGCATGCTGCCGCCGGGCTTCCAGATGCCGGGTCACGGCCAGCAGGGCCCGCAGCGTCGCGGTACGTCGATGGGCTCGGGCTTCATCATTTCCGCCGACGGCTACGTGCTGACCAATCATCACGTCGTCGACGGTGCCGACGAGGTCAAGGTGACCCTGCCGGACCGCCGCGAGCTGACCGCCAAGGTCGTCGGCAGCGACCAGCAGTACGACGTGGCGCTGCTGAAGGTGGACGCCAAGGGGCTGCCGACCGTGCGCATCGGCAACTCGACTACGCTCAAGCCGGGCCAGTGGGTGGTGGCGATCGGTTCGCCGCTGGGCCTCGACCATTCCGTCACGGCCGGTATTGTCAGTGCCGTCGGTCGCAGCGCGTCCCCCGAGCAGCGCTACGTGCCCTTCATCCAGACCGACGTGGCGATCAACCAAGGCAATTCCGGCGGTCCGCTGCTCAATACGCGCGGTGAGGTGGTCGGCATCAATTCGCAGATCTTCTCGGTGTCCGGCGGCTATATGGGCATCAGTTTCGCGATCCCGATCGACCTGGCGATGGGGGCGGTGGAGCAGTTGAAGTCCACTGGCCGAGTCAGCCGGGGCCAATTGGGCGTGATCGTCGAGCCGCTGGATGCGGCCAAGGCGCGCGGCCTGAACGTCCCCGATGCCCGCGGTGCCTTGGTCAATCAGGTGCTTGCAGGAAGCCCTGCCGGCAAGGCGGGTATCGAGATTGGCGACGTGATCACGTCGTTCAACGGGGCTCCGATCAACCAGTCCAGTGATCTTCCGCCGCTGGTCGGCGTGCTGACCCCGGGAACCAAGGCCAAGGTGACGCTGGTACGTGATGGAAAACCGCGTGAGGTCACGGTTACGCTGACCGAGCTGGATGAGGGCCAGGCGGTGGGAGGTACCGGTGCCACTCCCTCGCCGAATGCGCCGCCCGCGACATCGGGAGGCAATCCGCTGGGTATCGTCAGTCAAGCGCTGGATGCCAATACCCGCAAGCAGCTGGGTATCGAGGGCAATGACGGCGTACTGGTGACCCGTATCAATGATGCCGCGACCCGTGAGTCCGGCCTGGTGGGCGGTGACGTGATCCTGCAGGTAGGCCGGGCCAAGGTGAACAGTCCCGCCGCGCTGGATCGTGAGCTAGCCGGCGTGAAGCCGGGTGACACCGTCATGCTGCTGGTCCGCAGCCGGGGCGGGGTGACGCGCTTCCTCGCGGTGACCGTGGAAAAGGGCTGACAGCCCGTCCGCGATTGCTTTAGCGTCCATCGCTCCGTCCTGGCGGG is a genomic window containing:
- a CDS encoding DegQ family serine endoprotease translates to MTPHVRHPLLALLMLTTPLAACAQQADAPAPVASAVPAVAQSTAPQLVTGLPDFTQLVEQVGPGVVNVEATVGSRRSAQAQTGEEVEIPEIFRRMLPPGFQMPGHGQQGPQRRGTSMGSGFIISADGYVLTNHHVVDGADEVKVTLPDRRELTAKVVGSDQQYDVALLKVDAKGLPTVRIGNSTTLKPGQWVVAIGSPLGLDHSVTAGIVSAVGRSASPEQRYVPFIQTDVAINQGNSGGPLLNTRGEVVGINSQIFSVSGGYMGISFAIPIDLAMGAVEQLKSTGRVSRGQLGVIVEPLDAAKARGLNVPDARGALVNQVLAGSPAGKAGIEIGDVITSFNGAPINQSSDLPPLVGVLTPGTKAKVTLVRDGKPREVTVTLTELDEGQAVGGTGATPSPNAPPATSGGNPLGIVSQALDANTRKQLGIEGNDGVLVTRINDAATRESGLVGGDVILQVGRAKVNSPAALDRELAGVKPGDTVMLLVRSRGGVTRFLAVTVEKG